Proteins from a genomic interval of Mycolicibacterium grossiae:
- a CDS encoding epoxide hydrolase family protein, with translation MTSPSDVTPFRIDVPEDVLDDLRRRLHATRWPEPETVGDGGDPDWTQGMPLAYARELAAYWADDYDWRTREAALNRFDQFTTEIDGLDIHFIHQRSRHADAFPLIITHGWPGSVVEFAKVIEPLTDPTAHGGRAEDAFHIVCPSLPGYGFSGKPEATGWNVERTATAWETLMTRLGYDRYGAQGGDWGGAITAQIGRNGGHCAAIHTNFPIGAPTEEAKTNPTAEDRAAFEGLNHYRTQDNGYFKQQSTRPQTVGYGLTDSPVAQLAWIVEKFWSWTDCDGHPENALTRDEMLDDVMLYWVTGTAASSARMYWESQHSFGSSNRVEVPTGVASFPKEIGPTPRSWCEANYRITRWTTMPRGGHFAAFEQPELFVDDVRAFFATVR, from the coding sequence ATGACCTCCCCATCCGACGTCACCCCCTTCCGGATCGACGTGCCCGAGGACGTGCTCGACGACCTGCGCCGGCGCCTGCACGCCACCCGCTGGCCAGAGCCCGAGACCGTCGGCGACGGTGGCGATCCGGACTGGACGCAGGGCATGCCGCTGGCGTACGCGCGCGAGCTGGCCGCCTACTGGGCCGACGACTACGACTGGCGCACGCGCGAGGCAGCGCTGAACCGCTTCGACCAGTTCACCACCGAGATCGACGGCCTCGACATCCACTTCATCCACCAGCGTTCCCGCCACGCCGACGCCTTTCCGCTGATCATCACCCACGGGTGGCCGGGTTCGGTGGTGGAGTTCGCGAAGGTGATCGAGCCGCTCACCGACCCGACCGCCCACGGCGGCCGCGCCGAGGATGCCTTCCACATCGTGTGCCCGTCACTGCCGGGCTACGGCTTCTCCGGCAAGCCCGAGGCGACCGGGTGGAACGTTGAACGGACCGCCACGGCGTGGGAGACGCTGATGACGCGCCTGGGCTACGACCGCTACGGCGCGCAGGGTGGCGACTGGGGCGGTGCCATCACCGCGCAGATCGGCCGCAACGGCGGGCACTGCGCGGCCATCCACACCAACTTCCCCATCGGCGCGCCGACCGAGGAGGCGAAGACCAACCCGACCGCCGAGGACCGGGCGGCGTTCGAGGGCCTGAACCACTACCGCACCCAGGACAACGGCTACTTCAAGCAGCAGTCCACGCGACCGCAGACGGTCGGCTACGGGCTGACGGATTCACCGGTCGCGCAACTGGCGTGGATCGTGGAGAAGTTCTGGTCGTGGACCGACTGCGACGGCCACCCCGAGAATGCGCTCACGCGCGACGAGATGCTCGACGACGTCATGCTCTACTGGGTCACCGGCACGGCGGCGTCCTCGGCGCGGATGTACTGGGAGAGCCAGCACTCCTTCGGTTCGTCAAACCGCGTCGAGGTCCCCACAGGCGTCGCCTCGTTCCCCAAGGAGATCGGTCCGACGCCGCGGTCCTGGTGCGAGGCGAACTACCGCATCACGCGCTGGACGACGATGCCGCGCGGCGGCCACTTCGCCGCCTTCGAACAGCCGGAACTGTTCGTCGACGACGTGCGCGCCTTCTTCGCGACCGTGCGCTGA
- a CDS encoding phosphate-starvation-inducible PsiE family protein, producing the protein MAKATGDDERERQRLADRVLGWVEDAIYWAIAVVLVLGSTALLVAQFVKLLHLRDTPTSTLAIEVLDGLLLIFIFVELLYAVRVSLRSHEIAVEPFLIVGILAAIKEIVVLSVEAATLLPKGPEFSRAAVQIGVLGGVVLVLSISALVMRQRVRDGGPQAET; encoded by the coding sequence ATGGCCAAGGCGACCGGCGACGACGAACGCGAACGGCAACGGCTGGCCGACCGGGTCCTGGGCTGGGTCGAGGACGCCATCTACTGGGCCATCGCCGTGGTCCTGGTCCTGGGATCGACGGCGTTGCTCGTCGCGCAGTTCGTCAAGCTGCTCCACCTGCGCGACACCCCGACGTCGACGCTCGCCATCGAGGTCCTCGACGGGTTGCTGCTCATCTTCATCTTCGTCGAGCTGCTCTACGCCGTGCGGGTCAGTCTGCGCTCGCACGAGATCGCCGTGGAGCCGTTCTTGATCGTCGGCATCCTCGCGGCGATCAAGGAGATCGTGGTGCTGTCCGTCGAAGCGGCCACGCTGCTGCCCAAGGGTCCCGAATTCTCGCGTGCGGCAGTCCAGATCGGCGTTCTCGGTGGCGTGGTCCTGGTGCTCTCGATCTCGGCGCTGGTCATGCGCCAACGCGTGCGCGACGGCGGGCCGCAGGCCGAGACGTGA
- a CDS encoding TspO/MBR family protein — protein MRTQTLAKTGAATLATAVVGGLASRPAQSLWYARLRKPSFQPPRQAFPIVWPLLYADIAAVSATTIDTLNEQSRNDEASKYSALLALNLVLNGGWSWLFFNRRQLGASAVAAAALTVSSADLTRRAVRTNGAPAGVLGLYPLWCAFATALSTRIWMLNR, from the coding sequence ATGCGCACCCAGACGCTCGCCAAGACGGGAGCCGCCACGCTGGCGACCGCGGTCGTGGGCGGTCTCGCCAGCCGTCCCGCCCAGTCCCTGTGGTACGCCCGGCTCCGCAAGCCGAGCTTCCAGCCACCGCGCCAGGCGTTCCCCATCGTGTGGCCGCTGCTGTACGCCGACATCGCCGCGGTGTCGGCCACCACCATCGACACCCTGAACGAGCAGAGCCGCAACGACGAAGCGTCGAAGTACTCGGCGCTGCTGGCGCTGAATCTCGTCCTCAACGGCGGGTGGTCGTGGCTGTTCTTCAACCGTCGCCAACTCGGCGCCTCGGCGGTCGCCGCCGCCGCACTCACCGTCAGCAGTGCCGACCTGACCCGCCGGGCGGTCCGCACCAACGGTGCACCGGCCGGGGTGCTCGGCCTGTACCCACTGTGGTGCGCCTTCGCGACGGCGCTGTCGACCCGCATCTGGATGCTGAACCGCTGA
- a CDS encoding purine-cytosine permease family protein, which produces MTERPLTQTPPPSSALSAPPFSGRTPAGAGDLRVETHGIAPIPLDRRYGSPRRLFTVWFAPQVNMTGVFTGALAITLGLGFWLGMLAMVIGTVLGSLVVGYLSTWGPRTGTAQLPTGRMAFGGTVVLPAALQWLSSIAWDALVGLFGGEALAALLGIPFWAAVLIVLGVQGVVGFFGYELIHRLQAVLTVVLLATFVVFAVRLVGGHDVVVPATVTGADLVGAFVLEVTIALSLSVSWASYAADFSRYLPADSSPLRVFGYSFAGIAVAYTFIQGIGVAAGELVSEHSVEGVQSVMGGGVIGALALAIIALASVGSGVMNDYSGSLALQTLGVRLRRPVSSVVVTVAAFALILWLHAADTATRFQDVLLLIGYWIPGFVAVVVIDWVLRLRRRTVVSGADVGSGVAVVDPAVERTGRADAVAALVAFVVAYVAAVPFMNTTLIQGPVALAWHGADVAYFVDFAVALVLYGGYRWSRRPSSVSTPVTPASEPARDGEE; this is translated from the coding sequence ATGACCGAGCGTCCGCTCACCCAGACTCCGCCGCCGTCGAGCGCGCTGAGCGCCCCGCCGTTCTCCGGCCGCACCCCGGCGGGCGCGGGAGACCTTCGCGTCGAGACGCACGGGATCGCCCCGATACCGCTCGACCGTCGCTATGGATCGCCGCGGCGGCTGTTCACCGTCTGGTTCGCACCGCAGGTGAACATGACCGGCGTCTTCACCGGCGCGCTGGCCATCACCCTCGGGCTCGGCTTCTGGCTCGGCATGCTCGCCATGGTGATCGGCACGGTGCTCGGCTCACTCGTGGTCGGCTACCTGTCCACGTGGGGGCCGCGGACCGGCACCGCCCAGTTGCCGACCGGTCGGATGGCCTTCGGCGGCACCGTCGTCCTGCCCGCCGCGCTGCAGTGGCTGTCATCGATTGCCTGGGACGCTTTGGTCGGGCTGTTCGGCGGCGAGGCGCTGGCCGCCCTGCTCGGCATCCCGTTCTGGGCCGCCGTGCTGATCGTCCTCGGCGTGCAGGGCGTCGTCGGCTTCTTCGGCTACGAGCTCATTCACCGCCTGCAGGCGGTCCTGACCGTGGTGCTGCTCGCGACGTTCGTGGTGTTCGCGGTCCGTCTGGTCGGCGGTCACGACGTGGTGGTGCCGGCGACCGTCACCGGTGCCGACCTCGTCGGGGCCTTCGTGCTCGAGGTGACGATCGCGCTGAGCCTGTCGGTGTCCTGGGCAAGCTACGCCGCCGACTTCAGCCGGTACCTGCCCGCCGACTCGTCGCCGCTGCGGGTGTTCGGCTACTCGTTCGCCGGCATCGCGGTGGCGTACACCTTCATTCAGGGCATCGGCGTTGCCGCGGGCGAGCTGGTCTCCGAACACTCGGTGGAGGGCGTGCAGAGCGTGATGGGTGGCGGCGTGATCGGCGCGCTGGCGCTGGCCATCATCGCGCTCGCGTCGGTCGGGTCGGGGGTCATGAACGACTACAGCGGGTCGCTTGCCCTGCAGACGCTCGGCGTCCGGCTGCGCAGGCCGGTGTCGTCGGTCGTCGTCACGGTTGCGGCGTTCGCGCTCATCCTGTGGTTGCACGCCGCCGACACCGCCACCCGCTTCCAGGACGTGCTGCTGCTCATCGGGTACTGGATCCCCGGGTTCGTCGCCGTGGTGGTGATCGACTGGGTCCTCCGGCTGAGGCGGCGCACCGTGGTCAGCGGCGCCGACGTCGGCAGCGGCGTGGCCGTCGTCGATCCCGCCGTCGAGCGCACCGGCCGCGCCGACGCGGTCGCGGCGCTGGTGGCCTTCGTCGTCGCGTACGTCGCGGCCGTGCCGTTCATGAACACCACCCTGATCCAGGGACCCGTGGCGCTCGCGTGGCACGGCGCCGACGTGGCGTACTTCGTCGACTTCGCCGTCGCGCTGGTCCTCTACGGTGGGTACCGGTGGTCGCGCCGGCCATCGTCCGTGTCGACACCAGTGACGCCCGCGTCGGAACCCGCGCGGGACGGAGAGGAATGA